The proteins below are encoded in one region of Sulfitobacter sp. SK012:
- a CDS encoding c-type cytochrome, protein MSKFLKSAVLVAALGLIASPALAEKLGLGRAALPEEIAAWDGDVSPDGKGLPAGSGDAIDGEEIFATQCASCHGDFAEGIDNWPKLAGGAGTLDHDDPLKTVGSYWPYLSTGYDYIKRSMPYGNAGTLNDDEVYAILAYILYSNDLIDDDFVLSKETFFDVEMPNAAGFVVDNRAEAEYAQWTGEPCMENCKDEVKVTMRAMVLDVTPQEKGVAEAAGVEVAEVTEAPVKEEVEEVVTASFDSDLAAKGEKVFKKCKSCHQIGEGAKNRSGPILTGIVDNAAGAVDNFKYSKALKKMADAGLMWTEEDLVAFLAKPKAYMKGTKMSFAGLKKESDQAAIVEYLKSFED, encoded by the coding sequence ATGTCGAAGTTTCTTAAATCTGCTGTTCTTGTTGCGGCACTTGGATTGATCGCAAGCCCTGCTTTGGCGGAAAAACTTGGCTTAGGTCGAGCTGCGTTGCCTGAAGAAATCGCAGCTTGGGACGGTGACGTGAGCCCCGACGGCAAAGGCTTACCCGCAGGCTCAGGTGACGCAATCGATGGTGAAGAGATTTTTGCCACTCAATGCGCCTCATGTCATGGTGACTTTGCTGAGGGCATTGATAATTGGCCCAAACTGGCTGGTGGTGCTGGCACGTTGGATCATGATGACCCGCTCAAAACTGTTGGATCGTACTGGCCCTATCTGTCCACAGGGTATGACTATATCAAACGGTCCATGCCTTATGGCAATGCAGGCACGCTGAACGATGATGAAGTCTATGCCATTTTGGCGTACATCCTCTATTCCAACGACCTGATCGATGACGATTTCGTTTTGTCGAAAGAGACCTTCTTTGATGTTGAGATGCCTAATGCGGCTGGTTTCGTCGTCGATAACCGTGCCGAAGCGGAATACGCCCAGTGGACAGGCGAGCCTTGCATGGAGAACTGTAAGGATGAGGTAAAGGTGACCATGCGCGCGATGGTGCTGGACGTCACGCCCCAAGAAAAAGGTGTCGCAGAAGCCGCAGGGGTGGAAGTCGCTGAGGTGACTGAAGCGCCGGTTAAAGAAGAAGTAGAAGAGGTTGTGACTGCATCTTTTGACTCTGACTTGGCTGCCAAAGGGGAGAAAGTCTTCAAAAAATGTAAATCTTGCCATCAGATTGGTGAAGGTGCGAAAAACCGGTCGGGTCCAATCCTAACAGGCATTGTCGATAATGCAGCAGGCGCCGTTGACAATTTTAAGTACTCCAAGGCGCTCAAGAAAATGGCCGATGCAGGGCTGATGTGGACCGAAGAAGATCTTGTAGCGTTTCTTGCCAAGCCTAAAGCCTATATGAAGGGGACTAAAATGTCCTTTGCGGGCTTGAAGAAAGAAAGCGATCAGGCGGCGATCGTCGAATACCTGAAGTCGTTCGAGGACTAA
- the soxC gene encoding sulfite dehydrogenase, producing MSDRKSRRAFLTNSIAAGAAAGLASKASAQTPDLLITEVQPWAQAFGDGVDETPYGLPIEYESDVVRRNVEWLTADTVSSINFTPIHALDGTITPQGCAFERHHSGAIDLKKEDYRLMINGLVDNPLVFSYADLERFPRENHVYFCECAANTGMEWAGAQLNGAQFTHGMIHNMEYTGVPLRTLLEEAGLDTAGDLKDKWVFVEGADASSNGRSIPMEKALDDVLVAFKANGEALRKEHGYPVRLVVPGWEGNMWVKWIRRIEVMDGPVESREETSKYTDVLEDGVARKWTWAMDAKSVVTSPSPQAPITHGTGPLVITGLAWTGHGAITRVDVSKDGGMTWETARLAKPGEKMAMTRFYLDTIWDGSEMMLQSRAMDDTGYVQPTKTQLREVRGLNSIYHNNCIQTWLVRSNGEAENVEVS from the coding sequence ATGTCAGACCGCAAATCACGCAGAGCGTTTCTAACCAACAGCATAGCCGCTGGAGCGGCGGCTGGACTTGCAAGTAAAGCAAGTGCGCAAACACCTGATTTATTGATCACTGAAGTCCAACCATGGGCACAGGCATTCGGTGATGGTGTCGACGAAACACCCTACGGGCTGCCGATCGAATACGAAAGTGACGTTGTGCGCCGCAACGTAGAATGGCTGACAGCGGACACCGTAAGCTCGATCAACTTTACGCCAATCCATGCGCTGGACGGTACAATCACGCCCCAAGGGTGTGCGTTTGAGCGCCACCATTCTGGCGCGATCGATCTCAAGAAAGAAGACTATCGTTTGATGATCAACGGGTTGGTCGATAACCCGCTGGTGTTTTCCTACGCGGATCTGGAACGCTTCCCGCGCGAAAACCACGTCTATTTTTGTGAATGTGCCGCCAACACCGGCATGGAGTGGGCAGGCGCACAGTTGAACGGTGCGCAGTTTACCCACGGTATGATCCACAACATGGAATACACTGGCGTGCCTTTGCGCACTCTGCTGGAAGAAGCGGGCCTTGATACGGCTGGCGATCTCAAGGACAAATGGGTGTTTGTCGAGGGGGCGGATGCATCTTCAAATGGGCGCTCTATCCCAATGGAAAAAGCACTGGATGATGTGCTGGTGGCTTTCAAAGCCAACGGCGAGGCTTTGCGCAAAGAACACGGCTATCCTGTGCGCCTTGTCGTGCCCGGTTGGGAAGGCAACATGTGGGTCAAATGGATCCGCCGCATTGAGGTAATGGATGGTCCAGTAGAAAGCCGAGAAGAGACCAGCAAATACACTGATGTTTTGGAAGACGGTGTTGCCCGCAAATGGACTTGGGCGATGGATGCCAAATCTGTTGTGACAAGCCCCAGCCCGCAAGCTCCGATCACACATGGCACGGGACCTCTGGTTATCACGGGCTTGGCTTGGACTGGTCACGGTGCAATTACCCGAGTCGATGTCTCCAAAGATGGGGGTATGACGTGGGAGACCGCGCGTCTGGCTAAACCGGGTGAAAAGATGGCGATGACCCGCTTCTATCTCGACACAATTTGGGATGGTTCTGAGATGATGCTGCAATCGCGTGCTATGGATGACACGGGCTATGTTCAGCCAACCAAAACGCAGCTGCGCGAAGTCCGGGGTCTAAATTCCATCTATCACAACAACTGCATTCAAACATGGCTGGTACGCTCTAACGGTGAGGCTGAAAATGTCGAAGTTTCTTAA